A stretch of the uncultured Desulfobacter sp. genome encodes the following:
- a CDS encoding glycosyltransferase family 2 protein, with amino-acid sequence MKISIIIPAFNEEKIIGSTLSSIEFYMDQYTQCNWWEVLVVNDGSTDNTLSVLACLKNEKAWLKILSLPVNTGRGAALRKGFAHAEGEFIVSLDADLSYAPYHIGRMMDKLIDEKADMVLASAYCSEGSVKNVPVNRLIISKLGNKILSYMYGENVTVLSCIVRAYTKSFVQSLDLHSNDKNIHLEILYKAKILGAAIVEVPADLAWAPYKKVGEGAGEKRRSTLKLRKTSRSHFFFALINKPGVVFTLPGIGLLLLSIGIISICFYSMIPDIENGMSTFMALRKSMVETATPSWMVATFFFSLSIQFFSLGFLTNQSKWNYEETYRTNNAILSYLKKNK; translated from the coding sequence ATGAAAATTTCCATCATAATTCCAGCATTTAATGAAGAAAAAATTATAGGAAGCACTCTTTCAAGTATTGAATTTTATATGGATCAATATACCCAATGTAATTGGTGGGAAGTTTTAGTTGTGAATGATGGAAGTACTGATAACACCCTCTCGGTTCTTGCTTGTTTAAAAAATGAAAAAGCATGGCTGAAAATACTGAGTTTGCCGGTCAATACAGGGCGTGGCGCGGCATTGCGAAAAGGATTCGCTCATGCCGAAGGCGAGTTTATCGTTTCTTTAGATGCTGATCTGAGCTATGCCCCTTATCATATCGGCAGGATGATGGATAAGCTGATAGATGAAAAGGCGGATATGGTTTTGGCATCAGCCTATTGTTCTGAAGGCTCTGTGAAGAATGTTCCTGTTAACAGACTAATCATTAGCAAATTAGGAAATAAAATACTTTCTTATATGTATGGGGAGAATGTTACTGTTTTATCCTGTATTGTAAGGGCTTATACTAAATCGTTTGTTCAGAGTTTGGATTTACATTCAAACGATAAAAATATTCATCTTGAGATTTTATATAAAGCAAAGATACTAGGAGCCGCCATTGTGGAAGTGCCGGCAGATTTGGCTTGGGCCCCTTATAAGAAGGTGGGAGAGGGGGCGGGGGAGAAAAGACGTTCTACACTCAAATTGCGAAAAACATCTAGATCTCATTTTTTTTTCGCGTTGATAAATAAGCCTGGTGTTGTTTTTACTTTGCCCGGAATTGGATTGTTGTTATTATCCATAGGCATTATTTCAATTTGTTTTTATTCTATGATTCCGGATATTGAGAATGGAATGTCAACGTTTATGGCATTAAGAAAATCAATGGTTGAAACTGCCACCCCATCATGGATGGTAGCGACGTTTTTTTTCTCATTGTCGATTCAATTTTTTTCTTTGGGTTTTTTAACCAACCAAAGCAAGTGGAACTATGAGGAAACTTATCGTACCAACAACGCAATTTTAAGTTATTTAAAAAAGAATAAATAG
- a CDS encoding aminotransferase class I/II-fold pyridoxal phosphate-dependent enzyme yields MQKKNELKKYFTHPTVEVDDKVFIGKNSKIWHFSHILGNTVIGANCNLGQNVVVGPEVTIGDGCKIQNNVSIYKGVTLEENVFCGPSMVFTNVFNPRAHIKRMDEVRPTLVKKGASIGANSTIVCGVTIGKYAFIGAGAVVTKDVPDHALMVGNPARQTGWICECGEKLDNSLKCPVCKKTLATNNTTPIAFVDLAAQQQRILPEIEKNIKVVLKHGKYIMGPEVGELEKKLAKFAKVKHAVTCASGTDALLMALMAYGIGPGDAVFTTPFTFIATAETIRLLGATPVFVDIEQATFNISEEKLSETVNAVKKEGRLTPRAIVPVDLFGLPCDYDRIEQIASQHDLIVIEDAAQSFGAEYKGRMAGGLGHAGCTSFFPAKPLGCYGDGGAVFTDSDELADKLRSIRVHGKGGNKYDNIRLGINGRLDTIQAAILLPKLEIFPQELESRRRIATIYTDFLSSIDSLHLPAMYNDIKSAWAQYSILSPDRETRKFIQERLKEKGIPTAVYYPTPLHLQTAFADLGYQKGNFPASEVCASRIFSIPMHPYLLKTEQKNICSYIEQLLVSSLDR; encoded by the coding sequence ATGCAAAAAAAAAATGAATTAAAAAAGTATTTTACGCATCCAACAGTTGAAGTGGATGACAAAGTTTTCATCGGGAAGAATTCGAAAATTTGGCATTTTTCCCATATTCTTGGAAATACGGTGATCGGAGCAAACTGCAATTTAGGGCAAAATGTGGTTGTCGGGCCTGAAGTCACAATTGGTGATGGATGCAAGATTCAAAATAATGTGTCAATATACAAAGGTGTAACACTTGAGGAAAATGTTTTTTGTGGCCCTTCCATGGTATTCACCAATGTATTTAATCCAAGGGCCCATATTAAACGTATGGATGAAGTACGCCCGACCCTGGTGAAAAAAGGGGCCAGTATCGGTGCGAACAGCACTATAGTTTGTGGGGTGACCATTGGAAAGTATGCGTTTATTGGGGCCGGGGCTGTTGTAACAAAGGATGTTCCTGACCATGCGTTAATGGTCGGGAACCCAGCAAGACAGACAGGATGGATTTGTGAATGTGGCGAGAAACTAGATAATTCCTTAAAGTGTCCTGTGTGTAAAAAAACGCTTGCTACGAATAATACGACACCTATTGCTTTTGTCGATCTTGCCGCTCAACAACAAAGGATACTGCCTGAGATTGAAAAAAATATTAAAGTGGTTTTGAAGCACGGCAAGTATATCATGGGGCCTGAAGTTGGAGAGCTTGAAAAAAAATTGGCCAAGTTTGCTAAAGTAAAACATGCGGTTACCTGTGCCTCTGGAACTGATGCTTTGTTAATGGCATTGATGGCATATGGTATCGGGCCTGGAGATGCAGTATTCACAACGCCTTTCACCTTTATCGCCACCGCGGAAACCATCAGGCTTTTAGGCGCAACACCAGTGTTTGTAGATATTGAACAAGCTACTTTTAACATTTCTGAGGAAAAATTGTCTGAAACAGTTAATGCTGTTAAAAAGGAAGGCAGATTGACTCCCAGAGCTATAGTTCCGGTTGACTTGTTCGGGCTTCCTTGTGATTATGATCGGATAGAACAGATTGCATCCCAACATGATCTAATCGTTATAGAAGACGCAGCCCAGTCGTTTGGAGCTGAGTATAAAGGGCGGATGGCAGGCGGGTTAGGACATGCCGGATGTACATCGTTTTTTCCTGCTAAACCTCTTGGCTGTTACGGGGACGGTGGGGCTGTCTTTACTGATTCAGATGAGCTTGCAGACAAGCTAAGGTCTATTCGAGTTCATGGGAAAGGGGGGAACAAATATGACAATATTCGGCTTGGTATTAACGGCCGTCTAGACACCATTCAGGCAGCGATCCTGCTGCCTAAGCTTGAAATTTTTCCCCAAGAACTCGAATCTCGTCGAAGGATAGCGACAATATATACGGATTTTCTTTCATCAATTGATTCTTTACATCTTCCTGCAATGTACAATGATATTAAAAGTGCGTGGGCTCAATATTCGATCCTTTCACCTGACAGGGAAACAAGAAAATTCATACAGGAAAGATTAAAAGAAAAGGGAATTCCGACTGCAGTATATTATCCGACCCCCTTGCATTTACAAACTGCGTTTGCTGATTTAGGTTATCAAAAAGGAAATTTCCCTGCTTCTGAAGTCTGTGCTTCAAGAATATTCAGCATTCCCATGCATCCTTACCTGTTGAAAACAGAGCAGAAAAATATTTGCTCATATATTGAACAATTGCTTGTATCGTCGCTTGATCGGTAG